A single region of the Pseudomonas solani genome encodes:
- a CDS encoding MDR family MFS transporter, with the protein MMSAMLGAFMAVLDIQITNSSLKDIQGALSATLEEGSWISTSYLVAEIIMIPLTAWLVQVLSARRLAVWVSLGFLASSLLCSFAWSLESMIVFRAMQGFTGGALIPLAFTLTLIKLPEHHRAKGMALFAITATFAPSIGPTLGGWLTENFGWEYIFYINVPPGLLMIAGLMYGLEKKAPHWELLKSTDYAGILTLGLGLGCLQVFLEEGHRKDWLESQLIVGLGSIALVSLVLFVILQTSRPNPLINLGILRNRNFGLSSISSVGLGMGLYGSIYVLPLYLAQIQGYNALQIGEVIMWMGVPQLFLIPLVPKLMKIISPKLLCALGFGLFGAASFASGVLNPDFAGPQFNQIQIIRALGQPLVMVTISLIATAYIMPQDAGSASSLFNILRNLGGAIGIALLATLLDSRAKVYFDYLRESLVPSNPQVAERLALLSEKLGSDQAALAKLSEIAHQQAAIMAYNDAFHLIGIALGISMIAVLLTRSLPAGASGGAAH; encoded by the coding sequence GTGATGAGCGCCATGCTCGGCGCCTTCATGGCGGTGCTGGACATCCAGATCACCAACTCCTCGCTGAAGGACATCCAGGGCGCGCTTTCGGCGACGCTGGAGGAAGGCTCGTGGATCTCCACCTCCTACCTGGTGGCCGAGATCATAATGATCCCGCTCACCGCCTGGCTGGTGCAGGTGCTCTCGGCGCGGCGCCTGGCGGTCTGGGTATCCTTGGGTTTCCTCGCCTCTTCCCTGCTCTGCTCCTTCGCCTGGAGCCTGGAGAGCATGATCGTGTTCCGCGCCATGCAGGGCTTCACCGGTGGCGCGCTGATTCCCCTGGCCTTCACCCTCACCCTGATCAAGCTGCCGGAGCACCACCGGGCCAAGGGCATGGCGCTGTTCGCCATCACCGCCACCTTCGCGCCCTCCATCGGCCCGACCCTGGGCGGCTGGCTGACGGAGAACTTCGGCTGGGAATACATCTTCTACATCAACGTGCCCCCGGGCCTGCTGATGATCGCCGGGTTGATGTATGGCCTGGAAAAGAAGGCGCCGCATTGGGAGCTGCTGAAGAGCACCGACTACGCCGGCATCCTCACCCTGGGCCTCGGCCTGGGCTGCCTGCAGGTGTTCCTCGAAGAAGGCCATCGCAAGGACTGGCTGGAGTCGCAGCTGATCGTCGGCCTGGGCAGCATCGCCCTGGTGAGCCTGGTGCTGTTCGTCATCCTGCAGACCTCGCGACCCAACCCGCTGATCAACCTGGGCATCCTCAGGAACCGCAACTTCGGCCTCTCGAGCATCTCCAGCGTGGGCCTGGGCATGGGGCTCTATGGCTCGATCTACGTGCTGCCGCTGTACCTGGCGCAGATCCAGGGCTACAACGCGTTGCAGATCGGCGAGGTGATCATGTGGATGGGGGTGCCGCAGCTGTTCCTCATCCCGCTGGTGCCCAAGCTGATGAAGATCATCTCGCCCAAGCTGCTCTGCGCCCTGGGCTTCGGCCTGTTCGGCGCTGCCAGCTTCGCCTCGGGGGTGCTCAACCCGGACTTCGCCGGCCCGCAGTTCAACCAGATCCAGATCATCCGCGCGCTGGGCCAGCCCCTGGTGATGGTGACCATCTCGCTGATCGCCACCGCCTACATCATGCCGCAGGACGCGGGCTCGGCCTCCAGCCTGTTCAACATCCTGCGCAACCTCGGCGGCGCCATCGGCATTGCCCTGCTGGCCACTCTGCTGGACAGCCGCGCCAAGGTGTATTTCGACTACCTGCGCGAATCCCTGGTGCCGAGCAACCCGCAGGTGGCCGAGCGCCTGGCCCTGCTCAGCGAGAAGCTCGGCAGCGACCAGGCGGCATTGGCCAAGCTCAGCGAGATCGCCCATCAGCAGGCGGCGATCATGGCGTACAATGACGCCTTCCATTTAATCGGCATCGCACTCGGCATCAGCATGATCGCCGTGCTGCTGACCCGTTCCCTGCCCGCTGGCGCCTCCGGCGGCGCTGCTCACTAA
- a CDS encoding HlyD family secretion protein — MPAKLQRRLFIFIALLILVVGGFFLHWLLVGRFLETTDNAYVQGEITRVSSQLGARIEEVLVGDNQHVKKGDLLVRLEAEDFKLALQRAQAALATREAELAQSRSKLTQQDSMIAASEADVAASQATLGRTQIDLSRAQTLRKPGYVSEERVTTLSADSRVARSQVARAEADLKAQRVQTDALRADVRRLEAQIANARADIAQAELNLTRTEIRAPIDGMVGQRAARNGQYVQVGAHLMSLVPDQDIWVQANFKETQIEHMQPGQKAELIFDSFPGTPIEAKVESLFAASGAQFSLLPPDNATGNFTKVVQRIPVKLTFDRDNPLKGRIRPGMSVLVKVAIKLDE; from the coding sequence ATGCCAGCCAAACTGCAACGTCGCCTGTTTATCTTCATTGCCCTGCTGATCCTCGTGGTGGGCGGCTTCTTCCTGCATTGGCTGCTGGTAGGCCGCTTCCTGGAAACCACCGATAACGCCTATGTCCAGGGCGAGATCACCCGCGTCTCCAGCCAACTCGGTGCGCGAATAGAAGAAGTGCTGGTGGGCGACAACCAGCACGTGAAGAAAGGCGACCTGCTGGTGCGCCTGGAAGCAGAGGACTTCAAACTGGCCCTGCAACGCGCCCAGGCCGCCCTGGCCACTCGCGAGGCGGAGCTGGCCCAGTCGCGCAGCAAGCTCACCCAGCAGGACAGCATGATCGCCGCCAGCGAGGCCGACGTCGCGGCCAGCCAGGCGACCCTGGGCCGCACCCAGATCGACCTGTCCCGTGCCCAGACCCTGCGCAAGCCGGGCTATGTTTCCGAGGAGCGTGTCACCACCCTCTCCGCCGATTCCCGCGTGGCCCGCTCGCAAGTGGCCCGCGCCGAGGCCGACCTCAAGGCCCAGCGCGTGCAGACCGACGCACTGCGCGCCGACGTGAGGCGCCTGGAAGCGCAGATCGCCAACGCCCGTGCCGATATCGCCCAGGCCGAGCTGAACCTGACCCGTACCGAGATCCGCGCCCCCATCGACGGCATGGTCGGCCAGCGCGCCGCGCGCAATGGCCAGTACGTGCAGGTCGGCGCCCACCTGATGTCGCTGGTGCCGGACCAGGACATCTGGGTCCAGGCCAACTTCAAGGAAACCCAGATCGAGCACATGCAGCCCGGGCAGAAGGCCGAGCTGATCTTCGACAGCTTCCCGGGTACCCCCATCGAGGCGAAGGTCGAGAGCCTGTTCGCCGCCTCTGGCGCCCAGTTCAGCCTGCTGCCGCCGGACAACGCCACCGGCAACTTCACCAAGGTGGTGCAGCGCATCCCAGTGAAACTGACCTTCGACCGCGACAACCCGCTCAAGGGCCGCATCCGCCCCGGCATGTCGGTGCTGGTGAAAGTCGCCATCAAGCTGGATGAATGA
- a CDS encoding amino acid aminotransferase, which yields MSLFSAVEMAPRDPILGLNEAFNADPRPTKVNLGVGVYYNEQGRIPLLRAVAEAEKARIEAHAPRGYLPIEGIAAYDLAVQKLLFGNDSALIADGRVITTQAVGGTGALKTGADFLKRLLPDAVVAISDPSWENHRALFESAGFPVQNYRYYDAASHGVNRAGMLEDLKALPPRSIVVMHACCHNPTGVDLNLDDWKAVLEVLREREHVPFLDIAYQGFGDGIEQDAEAVRLFAQSGLNFFVSSSFSKSFSLYGERVGALSIVTGSKDEGSRVLSQAKRVIRTNYSNPPTHGATVVASVLNSPELRALWEEELGEMRQRIRDMRLAMVEQLAAFGAKRDFSFVARQRGMFSYSGLTAEQVERLKNEFGIYAVSTGRICVAALNNGNLESVTRAITQVL from the coding sequence ATGAGTCTGTTTTCTGCCGTCGAAATGGCTCCGCGCGACCCCATCTTGGGCCTCAACGAAGCATTCAACGCCGATCCGCGCCCGACCAAGGTCAACCTTGGCGTGGGCGTCTACTACAACGAACAGGGCCGTATTCCGCTGTTGCGCGCCGTTGCCGAGGCCGAGAAGGCCCGCATCGAAGCCCATGCACCGCGCGGCTACCTGCCGATCGAGGGCATCGCCGCCTACGACCTGGCCGTGCAGAAGCTGCTGTTCGGTAACGACTCGGCGCTGATCGCGGACGGCCGCGTCATCACCACCCAAGCTGTCGGGGGCACCGGGGCCCTGAAGACCGGTGCCGACTTCCTCAAACGCCTGCTGCCTGACGCCGTGGTCGCCATCAGTGACCCGAGCTGGGAAAACCACCGCGCGCTGTTCGAGTCCGCCGGCTTCCCGGTCCAGAACTACCGCTATTACGACGCAGCCAGCCACGGCGTGAACCGTGCCGGCATGCTCGAAGACCTCAAGGCCCTGCCTCCTCGTTCGATCGTCGTGATGCACGCCTGTTGCCACAACCCGACGGGCGTCGACCTGAACCTCGACGACTGGAAAGCCGTTCTGGAAGTGCTGCGCGAACGCGAGCACGTACCCTTCCTCGATATCGCCTATCAAGGCTTCGGTGACGGCATCGAGCAGGACGCTGAAGCCGTTCGCCTGTTCGCACAGTCCGGCCTGAACTTCTTCGTCTCCAGCTCCTTCTCCAAGTCGTTCTCGCTGTACGGCGAACGCGTTGGCGCCCTGTCCATCGTTACGGGCTCCAAGGACGAGGGCAGCCGCGTGCTGTCGCAAGCCAAACGCGTGATCCGCACCAACTACTCCAACCCGCCGACCCACGGCGCCACAGTCGTCGCCTCGGTGCTCAACAGCCCCGAACTGCGCGCACTGTGGGAAGAGGAACTGGGCGAGATGCGCCAGCGTATCCGCGACATGCGCCTGGCCATGGTCGAGCAACTGGCCGCCTTCGGCGCCAAGCGCGACTTCAGCTTTGTAGCCCGCCAACGCGGCATGTTCTCCTACTCCGGCCTCACCGCCGAGCAGGTAGAACGCCTGAAGAACGAGTTCGGCATCTACGCCGTCAGCACCGGCCGCATCTGTGTCGCCGCACTGAACAACGGCAACCTGGAAAGCGTCACCCGCGCCATCACCCAGGTACTGTGA
- a CDS encoding EamA family transporter: MSSINARTRALLLVGAFALIYIGWGTTYLANHFLLREQPPFVIATLRFLFAGLLALGWVLLRGQAKVQRSDLGSAFIGGVMLIAVGQGALIYANQYLPTGMLAMLYTTLPLWSVALEWLLDERPPLWVLCGLAMASGGILLLMGNGLGENPGFEQWLAGALVVTATLLWAVGAWLLRKRGPFRSSWMGLAMQMLMGTVLLAGFGLWRGDWQGFELARLSPTGWAWLAYLVLPVSLGVYPAYFWLLREVRPSLVSTFAFVNPVVALLLGFLILDERLSVTALLACLATLGGVMMVIFGRR, from the coding sequence ATGTCCAGCATCAACGCAAGAACCCGCGCCCTCCTGCTGGTGGGCGCCTTCGCCCTCATCTACATCGGCTGGGGCACCACCTACCTGGCCAACCACTTCCTCCTGCGCGAGCAGCCGCCCTTCGTCATCGCCACCCTGCGCTTCCTCTTCGCCGGCCTGCTGGCCCTCGGCTGGGTGTTGCTGCGTGGCCAGGCAAAGGTGCAACGCAGCGACCTGGGCAGCGCCTTCATCGGCGGGGTGATGCTGATCGCCGTCGGCCAGGGCGCGCTGATCTACGCCAACCAGTACCTGCCCACCGGGATGTTGGCGATGCTCTACACCACGCTGCCTCTCTGGAGCGTGGCGCTGGAGTGGCTGCTGGACGAACGTCCGCCGCTTTGGGTGCTGTGCGGGCTGGCCATGGCCAGTGGCGGCATCCTGCTGCTGATGGGCAACGGGCTGGGCGAGAACCCTGGCTTCGAGCAGTGGCTCGCTGGCGCCCTGGTGGTGACCGCCACCCTGCTCTGGGCAGTCGGTGCCTGGCTGTTGCGCAAGCGCGGGCCCTTCCGCTCCAGCTGGATGGGCCTGGCCATGCAGATGCTCATGGGCACCGTGCTGCTGGCCGGCTTCGGCCTGTGGCGTGGAGACTGGCAGGGCTTCGAGCTGGCGCGGCTGTCCCCGACTGGCTGGGCGTGGCTGGCCTATCTGGTGTTGCCGGTGAGCCTTGGTGTCTACCCGGCCTATTTCTGGCTATTGCGCGAAGTGCGCCCGAGCCTGGTGTCCACCTTCGCCTTCGTCAACCCGGTGGTGGCGCTGCTGCTGGGCTTCCTGATCCTCGATGAGCGTCTCAGCGTAACGGCATTGCTGGCCTGCCTGGCCACCCTGGGCGGGGTGATGATGGTCATCTTCGGCCGACGCTGA
- a CDS encoding alpha/beta fold hydrolase, protein MNSLDLLRGFNATVGRVAPRHVADQARRRFMTPRDTHPRDWELPWLERAERITLRFGLSALRWGSGPTVLLMHGWEGRPTQFASLIDALVQAGYGVVALDAPAHGHSPGREANIVLFARALLEAAEELPPLQGVVGHSMGGVSAMLATQLGLRTQALVTIAAPSRVLGMLRGFARFIGLPPRAGEQFIRRVGEHAGIPAEDIDVRRYRLDIPGLIVHAEDDRMVPVIEAGRIHEAWSDSQLLRLEGGGHQRVLADPRVVAAVLHLFDEVGLRASA, encoded by the coding sequence ATGAACAGCCTGGACCTGCTCCGAGGATTCAACGCCACCGTCGGCCGCGTGGCGCCCCGGCACGTCGCCGACCAGGCCCGGCGGCGCTTCATGACGCCCCGTGACACCCATCCCCGTGACTGGGAGCTGCCCTGGCTCGAGCGCGCCGAGCGCATCACCCTGCGTTTCGGCCTCTCCGCCTTGCGCTGGGGCAGCGGCCCGACCGTGCTGCTGATGCATGGCTGGGAGGGGCGCCCGACCCAGTTCGCCAGCCTGATCGATGCCCTGGTACAGGCCGGCTATGGCGTGGTGGCCCTCGACGCGCCTGCCCATGGCCACTCGCCGGGGCGCGAGGCGAACATCGTGCTCTTCGCACGCGCGCTGCTCGAAGCGGCCGAGGAGCTGCCACCGCTGCAAGGGGTGGTCGGCCACTCCATGGGCGGCGTCAGCGCCATGCTCGCCACCCAGCTGGGATTGCGAACCCAGGCCCTGGTCACCATCGCCGCGCCCAGTCGCGTCCTCGGGATGCTGCGCGGCTTCGCCCGCTTCATCGGCCTGCCGCCCCGGGCCGGCGAGCAGTTCATCAGGCGCGTCGGCGAGCACGCCGGCATTCCTGCCGAGGACATCGATGTACGCCGCTACCGCCTGGATATCCCAGGTCTGATCGTCCACGCGGAGGACGATCGCATGGTCCCCGTGATCGAGGCTGGCCGCATCCACGAGGCCTGGTCCGACAGCCAGCTGCTGCGCCTGGAGGGAGGAGGGCACCAGCGGGTACTGGCCGACCCGCGCGTGGTGGCGGCGGTGCTGCATCTGTTCGACGAGGTCGGCCTGCGCGCCAGCGCCTGA
- the gltX gene encoding glutamate--tRNA ligase: MTTVRTRIAPSPTGDPHVGTAYIALFNLCFARQHGGQFILRIEDTDQLRSTRESEQQIYDALRWLGIEWDEGPDVGGPHGPYRQSERGEIYKKYSQELVDKGHAFPCFCTAERLDKLRAEQTERKETPRYDGHCINLSHDEASERIAAGEPHVVRMKMPTEGVCVVPDMLRGDVEIPWDRMDMQVLMKTDGLPTYFLANVVDDHLMGITHVLRGEEWLPSAPKLIKLYEYFGWEQPVLCYMPLLRNPDKSKLSKRKNPTSITFYERMGYLPEAMLNYLGRMGWSMPDEREKFSLAEMIEHFDLSRVSLGGPIFDLEKLSWLNGQWIRELPVERFAAEVQKWALNPEYLMKIAPHVQGRVETFSQIAPLAGFFFAGALPLDAKLFEHKKLSPDQVRQVMQLVLWKLESLRQWDKERITACIQGVAEHLELKLRDVMPLMFPAITGQASSVSVLDAMEVLGADLTRFRLRQALELLGGASKKETKEWEKIRDAIPG; the protein is encoded by the coding sequence ATGACCACTGTCCGTACCCGCATTGCGCCCTCGCCAACCGGCGACCCGCACGTCGGCACCGCCTATATCGCCCTGTTCAACCTCTGCTTCGCCCGTCAGCACGGTGGCCAGTTCATCCTGCGCATCGAAGACACCGACCAGCTTCGCTCCACCCGCGAATCCGAACAGCAGATCTATGACGCCCTGCGCTGGCTGGGCATCGAGTGGGACGAGGGCCCGGACGTCGGCGGCCCGCACGGCCCGTATCGCCAGAGCGAGCGTGGCGAGATCTACAAGAAGTACTCCCAGGAACTGGTGGACAAGGGCCACGCCTTCCCCTGCTTCTGCACCGCCGAGCGTCTGGACAAGCTGCGTGCCGAGCAGACCGAGCGCAAGGAAACCCCCCGCTACGACGGCCACTGCATCAACCTGAGCCACGATGAGGCGAGCGAACGCATCGCCGCTGGTGAGCCTCATGTCGTGCGCATGAAGATGCCCACCGAGGGCGTCTGCGTGGTGCCGGACATGCTCCGTGGCGATGTCGAGATCCCATGGGATCGCATGGACATGCAGGTGCTGATGAAGACCGATGGCCTGCCCACCTACTTCCTCGCCAACGTGGTCGACGACCACCTGATGGGCATCACCCACGTGCTGCGCGGCGAAGAGTGGCTGCCCTCGGCGCCCAAGCTGATCAAGCTGTATGAGTACTTCGGCTGGGAGCAACCGGTGCTCTGCTACATGCCGCTGCTGCGCAACCCGGACAAGAGCAAGCTCTCCAAGCGCAAGAACCCCACCTCCATCACCTTCTACGAGCGCATGGGCTACCTGCCCGAAGCGATGCTCAACTACCTCGGCCGCATGGGCTGGTCGATGCCGGACGAGCGCGAGAAGTTCTCCCTGGCGGAAATGATCGAGCACTTCGACCTCTCGCGCGTCTCCCTGGGCGGTCCGATCTTCGATCTGGAGAAGCTCTCCTGGCTCAACGGCCAGTGGATCCGCGAGCTGCCGGTGGAGCGTTTTGCCGCCGAGGTGCAGAAGTGGGCGCTGAATCCCGAGTACCTGATGAAGATCGCGCCCCACGTACAGGGCCGCGTCGAGACCTTCAGCCAGATCGCCCCGCTGGCCGGCTTCTTCTTCGCCGGTGCGCTGCCGCTGGATGCCAAGCTGTTCGAGCACAAGAAGCTCTCGCCCGACCAGGTGCGCCAGGTCATGCAGCTGGTCCTGTGGAAGCTGGAGTCGCTGCGCCAGTGGGACAAGGAGCGCATCACCGCCTGCATCCAGGGTGTTGCCGAGCACCTTGAGCTCAAGCTGCGTGACGTGATGCCGCTGATGTTCCCGGCCATCACCGGCCAGGCCAGCTCCGTCTCCGTGCTGGATGCCATGGAAGTCCTCGGTGCCGACCTCACCCGCTTCCGCCTGCGTCAGGCGCTGGAGCTGCTGGGCGGTGCGTCGAAGAAGGAAACCAAGGAGTGGGAGAAGATTCGCGACGCCATTCCTGGCTGA
- the uvrB gene encoding excinuclease ABC subunit UvrB: MSEFQLVTRFQPAGDQPEAIRQLVEGLEAGLSHQTLLGVTGSGKTFSIANVISQVQRPTLVLAPNKTLAAQLYGEFKAFFPNNSVEYFVSYYDYYQPEAYVPSSDTYIEKDASINDHIEQMRLSATKALLERSDAIIVATVSSIYGLGDPTSYLRMVLHLDRGDKIDQRELLRRLADLQYTRNDMDFARATFRVRGDVIDIFPAESDLEAIRVELFDDEVESLSAFDPLTGEVIRKLPRFTFYPKSHYVTPREVILGAVDKIKEELKERLDYLRSNNKLVEAQRLEQRTRFDLEMIVELGYCNGIENYSRYLSGREPGQAPPTLYDYLPANSLLVIDESHVSVPQVGAMFKGDRSRKENLVEYGFRLPSALDNRPMRFDEWEAMSPQTIFVSATPGPYEAEHAGRVVEQVVRPTGLVDPEIEVRPATTQVDDLLSEIRKRVAVEQRVLVTTLTKRMAEDLTDYLADHDVRVRYLHSDIDTVERVEIIRDLRTGAFDVLVGINLLREGLDMPEVSLVAILDADKEGFLRSERSLIQTIGRAARNLHGKAILYADNMTGSMQRAIDETDRRRNKQIAFNEANGIVPRGVQKDVQDILEGATVPGSRSNKRKAMAKVAEEHARYEAELRSPSEITKRIRQMEEKMYQLARDLEFEAAAQLRDEIQKLRDRLLQV, from the coding sequence ATGTCAGAGTTTCAACTCGTCACCCGCTTCCAGCCGGCCGGCGACCAACCCGAAGCCATTCGCCAGTTGGTCGAGGGCCTGGAAGCGGGCCTGTCGCACCAGACGCTGCTGGGGGTGACCGGTTCGGGCAAGACCTTCAGCATCGCCAATGTCATCTCCCAGGTGCAGCGCCCAACGCTCGTACTGGCGCCGAACAAGACGCTGGCTGCCCAGCTCTACGGCGAGTTCAAGGCCTTCTTCCCGAACAACTCCGTCGAGTATTTCGTCTCCTATTACGACTACTACCAGCCAGAGGCCTACGTTCCTTCCTCGGATACCTATATCGAGAAGGACGCTTCGATCAACGACCACATCGAGCAGATGCGCCTGTCCGCCACCAAGGCGCTGCTTGAGCGGTCCGATGCGATCATCGTGGCAACGGTTTCATCCATCTATGGCCTGGGCGACCCCACGTCCTACCTGCGGATGGTTCTGCATCTCGATCGGGGCGACAAGATCGACCAGCGCGAGCTGTTGCGTCGCCTGGCGGACCTGCAATACACCCGCAATGACATGGACTTCGCCCGTGCCACCTTCCGTGTCCGCGGCGATGTGATCGATATCTTCCCGGCGGAATCCGATCTCGAAGCCATCCGCGTCGAGCTTTTCGATGATGAAGTGGAGAGCCTGTCGGCCTTCGATCCGCTGACGGGTGAGGTGATCCGCAAGTTGCCGCGCTTCACCTTCTACCCCAAGAGTCACTACGTAACACCGCGGGAAGTGATCCTCGGCGCGGTGGACAAGATCAAGGAAGAGCTCAAGGAGCGCCTCGATTACCTGCGCAGCAACAACAAGCTGGTGGAGGCCCAGCGCCTTGAGCAGCGCACCCGTTTCGACCTGGAGATGATAGTCGAGCTGGGCTACTGCAACGGCATCGAGAACTACTCGCGCTATCTCTCCGGGCGCGAGCCCGGCCAGGCGCCACCCACCCTCTATGACTACCTGCCGGCCAACTCCCTGCTGGTGATCGATGAGTCCCACGTCAGCGTTCCGCAGGTCGGTGCGATGTTCAAGGGCGACCGCTCGCGCAAGGAAAATCTGGTGGAGTACGGTTTCCGCCTGCCGTCGGCGCTGGACAACCGACCCATGCGTTTCGACGAGTGGGAAGCGATGAGCCCGCAGACCATCTTCGTTTCCGCAACGCCCGGGCCCTACGAGGCGGAGCATGCCGGTCGCGTGGTGGAGCAGGTGGTGCGCCCGACCGGCCTGGTGGACCCGGAGATCGAGGTGCGCCCGGCCACCACCCAGGTCGACGACCTGCTCTCCGAGATCCGCAAGCGCGTTGCTGTGGAGCAGCGTGTTCTGGTCACCACCCTGACCAAGCGCATGGCCGAGGACCTCACCGACTACCTCGCCGACCACGATGTGCGTGTGCGTTACCTGCACTCGGACATCGATACCGTGGAGCGCGTCGAGATCATCCGCGACCTGCGCACCGGCGCCTTCGACGTGCTGGTGGGCATCAACCTGCTGCGTGAGGGGCTGGACATGCCCGAGGTGTCCCTGGTGGCCATCCTCGATGCCGACAAGGAAGGCTTCCTGCGCTCCGAGCGCTCGCTGATCCAGACCATCGGCCGCGCGGCGCGTAACCTGCACGGCAAGGCGATCCTCTATGCCGACAACATGACTGGCTCCATGCAGCGTGCCATCGACGAGACCGATCGCCGGCGCAACAAGCAGATCGCGTTCAACGAGGCGAACGGCATTGTTCCCCGGGGCGTACAGAAGGACGTCCAGGACATCCTTGAAGGCGCCACCGTGCCCGGCTCGCGCAGCAACAAGCGCAAGGCCATGGCCAAGGTGGCGGAGGAGCACGCACGTTACGAAGCCGAGCTGCGCTCGCCGAGCGAGATCACCAAGCGCATCCGCCAGATGGAAGAGAAGATGTACCAGCTGGCCCGCGACCTGGAGTTCGAGGCCGCCGCGCAGCTGCGCGACGAGATCCAGAAGCTCCGCGACAGGTTGCTGCAGGTGTGA
- a CDS encoding TetR/AcrR family transcriptional regulator has protein sequence MSDKSSQTRKRILAEAGRALFTRGPLEPSVSEMMAAAGLTVGGFYAHFDSKEALMVEAFGELLRERRQSMKQLDSTLAPLDRRTLAAAFYLSRRHRDSTDRGCPLPGSVGEVARNAEPYQHLLAEHLELLAADLAVSPEDGDKALADIALMVGGLALARALGAGELSDRILRAARMAVI, from the coding sequence GTGAGTGACAAGAGCAGCCAGACACGCAAGCGTATCCTCGCCGAGGCGGGCAGGGCGCTGTTCACCCGGGGCCCGCTGGAGCCGAGTGTCAGCGAGATGATGGCGGCTGCCGGGCTCACGGTGGGTGGCTTCTATGCCCATTTCGACAGCAAGGAGGCATTGATGGTGGAGGCGTTCGGCGAGCTGCTACGGGAGCGGCGGCAATCGATGAAACAGCTCGACTCGACGCTCGCGCCCCTTGACCGGCGCACCCTCGCGGCGGCCTTCTATCTATCCCGTCGTCACCGCGACAGCACCGACCGTGGTTGCCCACTCCCCGGTTCGGTGGGCGAGGTGGCGCGCAACGCCGAGCCCTACCAGCACTTGCTGGCCGAACACCTCGAATTGCTCGCGGCCGATCTCGCCGTTTCCCCCGAAGACGGCGACAAGGCCCTGGCCGACATCGCGCTGATGGTGGGCGGCCTGGCCCTTGCCCGTGCCCTGGGGGCCGGCGAGCTGTCGGACCGGATACTGCGTGCCGCCCGTATGGCGGTGATCTAG
- a CDS encoding LysR family transcriptional regulator, whose product MGLDDALIFTRVVELHSFTQAAHSLGMQKSTVSRRIALLEERLGVRLLNRTTRKLRLTEVGQAYYERCRQIMVDFAEAEQAVMQLQQEPSGLLRITAPIEFGQLFLGKVLGTFMSQYPQITAEVEITSRDVDPLEEGVDIAIMVGQPQDSTLIARKLFENGRRLCASPAYLAAHGTPHDVLALAGHRAVLLPQDPQRYWPLLDESVPCQRVLHCNNITFAREAVLSGAGIASLPLMITEDAVRRGELVELLPGVQLPSGEIYAVYPSRRFQAMKVKAFLDFLMASLPNDRSHWLEHGAAPLLTSRL is encoded by the coding sequence ATGGGTCTGGATGACGCCCTGATCTTCACCCGCGTCGTAGAGCTGCACAGCTTCACCCAGGCCGCGCACAGCCTGGGCATGCAGAAGTCCACCGTGAGCCGCCGCATCGCCCTGCTGGAAGAGCGCCTGGGCGTTCGTCTGCTCAATCGCACCACGCGCAAACTGCGGCTGACCGAGGTCGGGCAGGCTTATTACGAGCGCTGCCGGCAGATCATGGTCGACTTCGCCGAGGCCGAGCAGGCCGTCATGCAGTTGCAGCAGGAGCCCTCCGGTCTGCTGCGCATCACCGCACCCATCGAGTTCGGCCAATTGTTCCTCGGCAAGGTCCTCGGCACCTTCATGAGCCAGTACCCGCAGATAACCGCCGAAGTGGAGATCACCTCGCGGGATGTCGACCCGTTGGAAGAGGGGGTCGACATCGCCATCATGGTCGGCCAGCCCCAGGATTCAACCCTGATCGCCCGCAAGCTGTTCGAGAACGGACGCCGCCTCTGCGCCAGTCCCGCTTACCTCGCAGCGCACGGTACCCCCCATGATGTGCTCGCCCTGGCTGGCCATCGCGCCGTGCTGCTGCCCCAGGACCCGCAACGCTACTGGCCGCTGCTGGACGAAAGCGTGCCCTGCCAGCGTGTGTTGCACTGCAACAACATCACCTTCGCCCGCGAAGCGGTGCTCAGCGGCGCAGGCATTGCCTCGTTGCCGTTGATGATCACCGAGGACGCGGTGCGTCGCGGCGAACTCGTGGAATTGCTGCCGGGCGTGCAGTTGCCCAGCGGCGAAATCTACGCCGTCTATCCTTCCCGGCGTTTCCAGGCGATGAAGGTGAAGGCTTTCCTCGATTTCCTCATGGCCAGCCTGCCGAATGATCGCAGCCACTGGCTGGAGCATGGCGCCGCGCCCCTGCTAACATCGCGCCTTTGA